One window from the genome of Jeotgalibaca sp. MA1X17-3 encodes:
- a CDS encoding dihydrolipoyllysine-residue acetyltransferase: protein MAFKFKLPALGEGIMEGEISSWPVKVGDTINEDDTLVEIQNDKSVEEIPSPVSGTITKIVAPVGTVATIGDVLVEIDSPGHNDDEEEAPVATSESPTTASTEASTGSVFQFKLPALGEGIMEGEISSWPVNVGDTINEDDTLVEIQNDKSVEEIPSPVSGTITKIVAPVGTVATIGDVLVEIDAPGHNGATSSAPADKPVESTSPVSAPVSSGTKATVDAPVDSNKRVLAMPSVRKYAREKGVDITQVTGTAKNGRVLKADIDNFDGQAAPTQATQAAATQETATVASDVQPAAKPAVPAQPFTSNFGEMETREKMTATRKAIAKAMVTSKHTAPHVTLHDDVEVSKLWDHRKKFKEVAAERDTKLTFLPYVVKALVATARKFPVINGSIDDATNEIVYKNYYNIGIATDTDHGLYVPNVKNADSKGMFDIADEINTKAAQAIEGKLAAADMRNGSITISNIGSVGGGWFTPVINYPEVAILGVGTIKQQPVVNDEGELAVGRMMKLSLSFDHRIVDGATAQKAMNNIKRLLADPELLLMEG, encoded by the coding sequence ATGGCTTTTAAATTTAAATTGCCTGCACTCGGTGAAGGGATCATGGAAGGAGAAATTTCTTCATGGCCCGTAAAAGTTGGCGATACAATCAACGAAGATGATACATTAGTAGAAATTCAAAATGATAAATCTGTTGAAGAAATCCCATCACCAGTATCAGGAACAATTACAAAAATTGTAGCACCAGTCGGTACAGTAGCAACTATTGGCGATGTATTAGTAGAAATTGATTCACCTGGACATAATGATGATGAGGAAGAAGCACCAGTTGCTACTTCTGAAAGTCCAACAACTGCAAGTACAGAAGCTTCTACTGGATCAGTTTTCCAATTCAAGCTACCTGCACTTGGTGAAGGAATTATGGAGGGAGAAATTTCTTCATGGCCTGTAAATGTTGGCGATACAATCAACGAAGATGATACATTAGTAGAAATTCAAAATGATAAATCTGTTGAAGAAATCCCATCACCAGTATCAGGAACCATTACAAAAATCGTAGCACCAGTCGGTACAGTAGCAACAATTGGTGATGTGTTAGTAGAAATCGATGCACCTGGACATAATGGTGCAACATCTTCAGCACCTGCTGATAAACCAGTTGAATCAACTTCTCCAGTTAGCGCACCTGTATCTTCTGGTACAAAAGCAACTGTAGATGCTCCTGTAGATTCAAATAAACGTGTTTTGGCTATGCCATCTGTTCGTAAATACGCACGTGAAAAAGGTGTAGATATCACTCAAGTCACTGGTACTGCTAAAAACGGTAGAGTCTTGAAAGCAGATATCGACAACTTTGATGGACAAGCAGCACCTACACAAGCAACACAAGCAGCGGCTACACAAGAAACTGCAACTGTAGCATCAGATGTACAGCCAGCAGCGAAACCTGCAGTACCTGCACAACCATTTACTTCTAACTTTGGAGAAATGGAAACTAGAGAAAAAATGACAGCTACCCGTAAAGCAATTGCAAAAGCAATGGTAACTAGTAAACATACTGCTCCACATGTAACGTTACATGATGACGTAGAAGTTTCTAAACTATGGGATCACCGTAAGAAATTTAAAGAAGTTGCAGCTGAACGAGATACAAAACTAACTTTCCTACCATATGTAGTAAAAGCATTAGTTGCGACAGCACGCAAATTCCCAGTTATTAATGGTTCTATTGATGATGCTACTAATGAGATTGTTTATAAAAACTACTACAATATTGGAATTGCAACAGATACAGATCACGGTCTCTATGTACCAAACGTAAAAAATGCTGATTCTAAAGGTATGTTTGATATTGCCGATGAAATCAATACGAAAGCTGCCCAAGCAATTGAAGGTAAATTAGCTGCAGCTGATATGAGAAATGGATCGATTACAATCAGTAATATTGGTTCAGTAGGTGGCGGCTGGTTCACACCAGTTATCAACTACCCTGAAGTTGCTATTCTTGGAGTAGGAACCATCAAACAACAACCAGTTGTAAATGATGAAGGCGAACTAGCTGTAGGGCGTATGATGAAACTATCCTTGAGTTTCGATCACCGTATCGTAGATGGAGCAACTGCTCAAAAAGCTATGAACAACATCAAACGTTTGTTAGCTGATCCAGAACTTTTATTGATGGAAGGATGA
- a CDS encoding alpha-ketoacid dehydrogenase subunit beta — protein MAQKTMIQAITDALAHELESDPNVLIFGEDVGKNGGVFRATQGLQERFGEDRVFDTPLAESGIGGLAFGLAMEGFRPVPEIQFFGFIFEVMDSVVGQMARTRYRMGSTRNIPVVIRSPFGGGVHTPELHSDNLEGLMAQSPGIKVVIPSNPYDAKGLLISAIRDNDPVIYLEHMKLYRSFRDEVPDEAYTVPLGKAAITKEGTDVSVITYGAMVREAIKAAENLEKDGISVEIVDLRTVSPLDIETIIASVEKTGRVVVVQEAQRQAGVGAMVMSEISERSILSLEAPIGRVAAPDTVFPFGQAENSWLPNANDIEEKVRETYNF, from the coding sequence ATGGCTCAAAAAACAATGATTCAAGCAATCACAGATGCACTTGCACACGAACTTGAAAGTGATCCAAATGTCCTGATTTTTGGTGAGGACGTTGGTAAAAACGGAGGTGTATTCCGAGCTACTCAAGGACTCCAAGAGCGTTTCGGTGAAGACCGTGTATTTGATACTCCTTTAGCAGAATCCGGTATAGGCGGTTTGGCTTTTGGCTTAGCAATGGAAGGATTCCGTCCGGTTCCTGAAATTCAATTCTTTGGCTTCATATTTGAAGTAATGGACTCTGTTGTAGGACAAATGGCTCGTACTCGTTACCGTATGGGTAGCACACGAAATATTCCTGTTGTGATTCGTTCTCCATTTGGTGGAGGAGTTCACACACCAGAATTACACTCTGATAACTTAGAAGGATTGATGGCACAATCACCTGGTATTAAAGTAGTTATCCCATCCAATCCATACGATGCAAAAGGTCTTTTGATCTCTGCTATTCGTGATAATGACCCGGTTATTTATTTAGAACATATGAAACTATACCGTTCTTTCCGTGATGAAGTTCCTGATGAAGCGTACACAGTTCCACTAGGAAAAGCAGCAATCACAAAAGAAGGTACTGATGTTTCTGTAATTACATACGGCGCAATGGTTCGTGAAGCAATTAAAGCTGCAGAGAATCTTGAAAAAGACGGAATTTCTGTAGAAATAGTAGATTTACGTACGGTTTCCCCATTAGACATTGAAACTATTATTGCATCTGTTGAGAAAACAGGTCGCGTAGTTGTTGTTCAAGAAGCACAGCGTCAAGCAGGTGTTGGAGCAATGGTTATGTCTGAAATTTCAGAACGCTCTATCCTTTCTTTGGAGGCTCCTATCGGACGCGTTGCAGCTCCTGATACTGTTTTCCCATTTGGACAAGCAGAAAACTCATGGTTGCCAAATGCTAATGACATTGAAGAGAAAGTAAGAGAAACATACAACTTCTAA
- the pdhA gene encoding pyruvate dehydrogenase (acetyl-transferring) E1 component subunit alpha, which yields MATKKTKFDLDALLNPSNTDFRMVQILDENGVVVNPDLMPDVTDEELVQFMSDMVWSRILHERSTALNRQGRLGFYAPTAGQEASQLGSIAAIEKEDVLLPGYRDVPQLIKHGLPLTQAFLWSRGHAEGNNYPEDLKALPPQIIIGAQYVQTAGVALGLKKRGNKNIAVTYTGDGGTSQGDFYEGINFAGAYKAPAVFIVQNNGWAISTPRHVQTAAPTLAQKAVAAGIPGIQVDGMDILAVYAITKKAREYALAGNGPVLIETICYRFGPHTLSGDDPTSYRDNAELEGWQAKDPLIRMRKYLTEKGLWSEEKENEVIEATKEEVKEAVKEADKAPKQKVSDFLKNMFEEPNQTIAEQIKTFEAKENK from the coding sequence ATGGCTACAAAGAAAACAAAGTTTGATCTTGACGCATTACTGAATCCTTCGAATACAGATTTTCGAATGGTTCAAATTCTGGATGAAAATGGAGTAGTTGTTAACCCAGATTTAATGCCAGATGTAACGGACGAAGAGTTAGTACAATTTATGAGTGATATGGTTTGGTCCCGTATTCTTCACGAACGTTCTACTGCATTGAATCGTCAAGGAAGACTAGGCTTCTACGCTCCAACAGCTGGACAAGAAGCAAGTCAATTAGGAAGTATCGCTGCAATTGAGAAAGAAGATGTACTTCTTCCTGGATATCGTGATGTTCCTCAACTAATCAAACATGGTCTACCACTTACTCAAGCTTTCTTATGGTCACGTGGACATGCAGAAGGAAATAACTACCCTGAAGATTTGAAAGCATTGCCTCCACAAATTATCATCGGAGCACAGTACGTACAAACTGCTGGAGTTGCTTTGGGACTTAAAAAACGTGGAAACAAAAACATTGCAGTTACTTATACAGGTGACGGTGGAACTTCACAAGGAGATTTCTATGAAGGAATTAACTTTGCTGGAGCATACAAAGCACCTGCGGTTTTCATTGTACAAAATAATGGTTGGGCAATTTCAACTCCACGCCACGTACAAACAGCAGCACCTACATTGGCTCAAAAAGCAGTTGCAGCAGGTATCCCAGGAATTCAAGTAGATGGAATGGATATTTTAGCTGTTTATGCAATTACTAAAAAAGCACGTGAGTATGCATTGGCTGGAAATGGTCCTGTACTAATTGAAACAATTTGTTACCGTTTCGGACCACATACCTTATCTGGTGATGATCCAACTAGCTACCGTGATAACGCAGAATTAGAAGGATGGCAAGCAAAAGATCCACTAATCCGTATGCGTAAATATCTAACTGAAAAAGGATTATGGTCTGAAGAAAAAGAAAATGAAGTAATTGAAGCAACAAAAGAAGAGGTTAAAGAAGCAGTTAAGGAAGCTGACAAAGCTCCAAAACAAAAAGTTTCTGATTTCTTGAAAAATATGTTTGAAGAACCAAACCAAACAATCGCAGAACAAATTAAAACTTTCGAAGCAAAGGAGAATAAATAA